The following are from one region of the Geoalkalibacter subterraneus genome:
- the rsmA gene encoding 16S rRNA (adenine(1518)-N(6)/adenine(1519)-N(6))-dimethyltransferase RsmA, with protein MASHRPRKRFGQNFLRDRQVVERILCAADLDADDRVVEIGPGLGVLTDELLSRAGQVQVMEIDRDLIARLRQRQNPRLIIHEGDALRLAWESLLTQPPYKLVANLPYNISSQVLFRVLDHHALFSRLVLMFQKEVGDRLCADPGTGDYGILSVLCRLWFDIERVTNVKPGAFHPPPKVDSVVLAFTPLDNPRVEVSDEAFFRKIVKAAFAQRRKTLANALKSAGFEPDRIEEAFAHNQLDARIRGEVLNLEQFAGLANSLA; from the coding sequence TTGGCATCCCATCGCCCTCGTAAACGCTTTGGACAGAATTTTCTTCGCGACCGTCAGGTTGTTGAGCGCATTCTGTGTGCCGCTGATCTTGATGCCGACGACCGCGTTGTTGAAATCGGTCCCGGTCTCGGCGTTCTGACCGACGAACTGCTCTCTCGAGCGGGCCAGGTGCAGGTGATGGAGATCGATCGCGATCTGATCGCGCGGCTGCGGCAGCGGCAGAATCCAAGGTTGATTATCCACGAAGGTGACGCCTTGCGGCTGGCCTGGGAGAGTCTGCTGACCCAGCCCCCTTACAAACTGGTCGCAAACCTGCCCTATAACATTTCGAGTCAGGTTCTTTTTCGGGTACTCGACCACCATGCCCTGTTTTCCCGGCTGGTGCTGATGTTTCAGAAGGAAGTCGGCGATCGCCTCTGTGCCGATCCCGGAACAGGGGATTATGGCATTCTGTCGGTTCTGTGCCGGCTGTGGTTCGATATCGAACGAGTCACAAATGTCAAACCCGGTGCCTTTCACCCGCCGCCCAAAGTCGATTCGGTTGTTCTGGCGTTCACTCCCCTGGACAACCCGAGAGTCGAAGTCTCTGACGAGGCGTTTTTCCGTAAAATCGTCAAGGCGGCCTTTGCGCAAAGGCGCAAGACCCTGGCCAACGCCCTGAAGTCGGCAGGCTTTGAACCGGACAGGATCGAAGAAGCCTTTGCCCACAATCAACTCGATGCCCGAATCCGCGGCGAAGTCCTGAACCTCGAACAGTTTGCCGGACTGGCAAATTCGCTTGCCTGA
- a CDS encoding peptidylprolyl isomerase, translating into MNDVVAKINEKPVSRSELDSTMQVYAMQMHQKPVEQLTPDQQKEIRELSLEKLIARELIFQAALAQGVVAEEAAVEEEKRKLIANYESEEKFYETLQRAGMTPEFYHRMIRQDLTVNLMSAEKLKDLPDPPRESIEKIYSTYPDKMVEPERVRARHILIAGAEDNREQARQRLDAIKGRVTAGNFAKLARENSDCPSAQAGGDLGYFSRGQMVEPFEQAAFSQPTGEVGEVVETPYGYHLILVQDKVAERKMPFEEAEDKIREFLKEEASVKELEKWVKELRQEAKIEVFD; encoded by the coding sequence TTGAACGACGTAGTTGCCAAGATCAACGAGAAACCTGTTTCACGCAGTGAACTCGACAGCACCATGCAGGTCTACGCCATGCAGATGCACCAGAAGCCTGTCGAGCAGCTCACGCCCGATCAGCAGAAGGAAATTCGTGAGCTTTCGCTGGAAAAGCTCATCGCCCGTGAATTGATCTTTCAGGCCGCGCTGGCGCAGGGCGTTGTGGCCGAAGAGGCGGCGGTCGAGGAGGAGAAGCGCAAGCTGATCGCCAATTACGAGAGCGAGGAGAAGTTTTACGAGACCTTGCAGCGCGCTGGAATGACCCCGGAATTCTACCATCGCATGATCCGCCAGGATCTGACGGTGAATCTGATGAGTGCAGAAAAACTCAAGGATCTTCCCGACCCGCCCCGCGAAAGCATCGAAAAAATCTACAGCACCTATCCGGATAAAATGGTGGAGCCCGAGCGGGTCCGTGCCCGGCACATTCTGATTGCCGGGGCAGAAGACAACCGGGAGCAGGCCAGGCAGCGCCTGGATGCCATAAAGGGCCGGGTGACGGCAGGCAATTTTGCCAAGCTGGCACGGGAAAATTCCGATTGCCCGAGCGCCCAGGCCGGCGGCGACCTTGGCTACTTCAGCCGCGGGCAGATGGTCGAGCCTTTTGAACAGGCCGCTTTCAGTCAGCCGACGGGCGAAGTCGGGGAGGTGGTTGAAACGCCTTACGGCTACCATCTGATCCTGGTGCAGGATAAGGTTGCGGAGCGCAAAATGCCCTTTGAAGAAGCCGAGGATAAGATTCGCGAATTCCTCAAGGAAGAAGCCAGCGTCAAAGAGCTTGAGAAATGGGTCAAGGAATTGCGGCAGGAGGCCAAAATAGAGGTTTTCGATTGA